Proteins from one Cyclopterus lumpus isolate fCycLum1 chromosome 11, fCycLum1.pri, whole genome shotgun sequence genomic window:
- the LOC117739006 gene encoding CMP-N-acetylneuraminate-beta-galactosamide-alpha-2,3-sialyltransferase 2-like produces the protein MFQMFPKNAELEASSPDRCRSCAVVANSHNLKGSHYGPLIDFQDFVIRMNRGRTKGFEADVGTRTTHHVMYPESAVNLENNTHLVYFPYKIRDFVWITKALNTSMSMCSVMEQTVMEVGVITGKNSETRGSKLEGILEM, from the exons ATGTTTCAGATGTTCCCAAAAAACGCTGAACTTGAAGCATCCAGCCCCGACCGCTGCAGGTCTTGTGCTGTGGTGGCGAATTCTCATAATTTGAAGGGATCACATTACGGACCTCTTATAGATTTCCAGGACTTCGTCATAAG GATGAACAGAGGTCGTACCAAAGGCTTTGAAGCAGATGTTGGGACCAGAACAACTCATCATGTCATGTATCCAGAGAGTGCTGTGAATTTAGAGAACAACACACATCTTGTGTATTTTCCATATAAAATACGGGATTTTGTGTGGATTACGAAGGCCCTCAACACATCAAT GTCCATGTGTTCGGTTATGGAGCAGACAGTGATGGAAGTTGGAGTCATTACTGGGAAAAACTCAGAAACACGGGGTTCAAAACTGGAGGGCATCCTGGAGATGTAG